The Triticum aestivum cultivar Chinese Spring chromosome 3A, IWGSC CS RefSeq v2.1, whole genome shotgun sequence genome includes a region encoding these proteins:
- the LOC123061584 gene encoding protein CHUP1, chloroplastic produces the protein MYSLFEKTEKSVHKFLQDRDAADTKNNLISRYKEQDIPVGWMSDAGLIVKVKLACVNLANQYMTRVVSEIDGLRGINKDHTRETALFKRLKEQNSEVLLHQGVRFAFRVHQFTGGFTAQSLGAFDELKRRHNDGTT, from the exons ATGTACTCCCTCTTTGAGAA AACAGAGAAGAGCGTCCACAAGTTCCTGCAAGATAGGGATGCCGCCGACACGAAGAACAATCTCATCTCAAGGTACAAGGAGCAAGACATCCCAGTTGGCTGGATGTCAGACGCAGGTTTAATTGTCAAG GTCAAGTTGGCGTGCGTCAACCTCGCAAACCAGTACATGACGCGGGTGGTCTCGGAGATCGATGGTTTAAGAGGCATCAACAAAGATCACACCAGGGAAACAGCACTCTTCAAACGTCTGAAAGAGCAGAACAGTGAAGTGCTGCTCCATCAGGGTGTCAGGTTCGCGTTCcgggttcatcag TTTACAGGCGGGTTCACTGCTCAGAGCTTGGGTGCTTTTGATGAGCTAAAACGACGGCATAATGATGGAACAACTTAA
- the LOC123061585 gene encoding oleosin-like, whose product MEDRPGSSLPAVPRPVRPRSVQASYSPRRRVHPSNAQLLVYLALAVSLAALLVLTGVTLTVASVVLVVLAPLLLLTSPLWAPVTVVAIVSVGALLFGCSLTVFALGAGTWAHRHLTGRHPVGARRVGYARGRGRFAGAGGHATGYHGQVQGYDRMKDAVPGA is encoded by the coding sequence ATGGAGGATCGGCCGGGAAGCTCGTTGCCGGCCGTTCCTCGTCCGGTCCGGCCCCGTAGCGTCCAAGCGTCCTACTCGCCCCGCCGGCGCGTCCATCCATCCAACGCCCAGCTCCTCGTCTACCTAGCCCTCGCCGTCTCCTTGGCCGCACTCCTGGTCCTCACCGGCGTCACGCTCACCGTCGCGTCAGTCGTGCTCGTCGTCCTCGCCCCACTCTTGCTCCTCACCAGCCCTCTCTGGGCGCCGGTGACAGTCGTGGCCATCGTCTCGGTGGGCGCCCTGCTGTTCGGCTGTAGCCTCACGGTGTTCGCGCTGGGAGCGGGCACGTGGGCGCACCGGCACCTGACGGGGCGGCACCCGGTGGGCGCGCGTCGGGTGGGCTACGCGCGTGGGCGTGGCCGGTTCGCCGGCGCCGGTGGCCACGCGACGGGCTACCACGGGCAGGTACAGGGGTACGATCGGATGAAGGACGCCGTGCCCGGGGCCTAG